One Streptomyces sp. NBC_01237 genomic region harbors:
- a CDS encoding non-ribosomal peptide synthetase, with protein sequence MSTASVSSDGLLALTSAQLGIWNAQRLEPDSPYYMVGDVVEISGSEPVDVDALAEAVRATTEEADTLRLRVYDTPDGPRQAVSREPVEPPSVVDVSGAADPVAAAHALVDAERGRAAEACRGMVDRPLYARTVIRLSDREVWYTQLGHHLVFDGYTAAMLARRTAARYTALVRGTEPPKSTFGAFDRLVAADRAYRDSDRFAEDRAYWVERFTPLPDLGHLADPDTAAGSPDRTLTARAVVTPEETARLRAFADGQGVTWGEALIACYAAFLHRMLGRTDVVFALPLMCRAGSTELRTPAMAVNVLPLRVTVRGGDGLGELSRRVASAMREMRDHQRYRGEDLPRDLGAPGAGALLHGRGINLKAFDLAIDFAGAGGVMRNVAGGPPEDMGLSVLPTRDGGLLLGFEVDARSNDQAAVDGLLSGLRALLSGLTDGLPVARIALTADVDRLLADWCPPALPGTPVDVPTAFDTMAAAGPGRTALVCGEDRLSAAELAGRVHRLARALRARGIGADDVVALALPRSADSVVALLAVLDAGAAFLPLDAAYPPERLRELIDDTRPALVLTTGAVDGLPWTTLLDEAAALSGTPLAADELAEPRHPEHLAYVIHTSGSTGRPKGVLGRAGGLASLLHHQRATVVAEAERSAGRPLRAAHTYSFAFDSAFDHLVWLLCGHELHVYDTETARDADALLAAYARDGIDIVDTTPSMATPLIDGGLLDRRPTLLVLGGEATPPALWRRVAASGITARNMYGPTEATVDSTTAPVDGDEPTIGHPLAGTRIHVLDSALQPVPHGTAGELYLAGPHLARGYLGRPGATAERFVADPFGAPGERMYRTGDLARWVPGRGLEYRGRGDGQVKIRGHRVETGEVEAALAAVPGVTASAARVRSSRLIGYVVSTSVTGDEVRARLAERLPEHMVPAAVVVLAGLPLTPNGKLDRAALPAPALPGGGREPGTERERLLCAVLAEALDVERVGVDDDFFALGGDSITAITVSSRLRAVGLGLRPRDLLARRSFAALAASAELLEDAPEPADDPVGPVPAPPIVRGLLDPHPDVDVVAGYAQWTALRVDELAHDDLVTGVQAVLDHHDALRLRAGEGLEILPRGAVRAVVGEVHGEDVTALARRLAGELDPRTGDLLRAALLRTGDDTSDRLVVVVHHLAMDGVSWRILLPDLYTACAGGTPDPVGTSWRRHATLLADQGESGARRGELDHWRTALRSASRLGARPLDHTRDTVSTAHRSVTVASAEATEALLTTLPAAYRAGVDEVLLAALVLTLRNWGLPGDAVTVSMEGHGREHLDLSRTIGWFTSEYPVRVPASDDIGQALRAAKEARRGVPDGGVGYGVLRHLDPETRAELAATPPPDVLLNYLGRFAPLSGTGWRLPEHDAFSVNEPGAKALEQVLALNCFVHEEGAPRLAVEWTAATGVLGTDAVAALQSAWAAALDALAEHALRTPGGLTPSDLPLVDLDQTAIDALERTGRIADVLPATPLQVGLSFHTLVRDDTDTDVYVVQAVTTLAGELEPDRMAEAARELLRRHPALRMYLGTAGDDVVQVIPADVALDWREDDRFPEAARAELERPFDPAGPPLIRFLLSRVGPAEHKLVITNHHALLDGWSMPLVGRTLLAIYAELSGGPAAPAAPPLSEYFRWLAGRDREASLAAWRDALAGVDDATRLAPASTGTGVERPGREIVGLGREFSDRLRAFAREQGVTLTTVLQTAWGLLLGRLTGRRDVVFGCPVSGRPAEVDGVESMIGQLGTTIPVRVRHTQDQTARDLMAHVHADSVALGEHHHIGLPEIQRAVGIGELFDTMLVMENFPLSSRKRTPLTPGLDLAGVDITDATHYALTVIVIPDEEITIGLGYQPHAFAAETVRDYGRWLHHLLRELVDDPARPAIRLSALDPDERARMLRTGTAAVPAKARGHWLEEFAAQVRRRPDAEALVCRDRSLSYAELDRQANRLAHALIGRGVRPQDPVAVLLGRDIEMTVALFGVAKAGAVYVPMDASYPRERLAYMFDDIAPAAAVTTGAELPVDREIPVLRLDDPAALASAADTDPAGARARLTEDALAYVIYTSGTTGRPKGVGVTHRGVPDLIALQEEVVGVTENDRYLHFASTGFDVAFWQTMVPLLSGGTSVIAPEEVRVPGDELLDYIVEHRVTGVNLLPSFLAAMPDDRTVDPDVFFVVGAERLDPELARRWGRGRRALFNAYGPTEVTINSTTWHYDPDDAGPLPIGRPDPNVRAYVLDGGLQPVGVGVTGELYLGGPSLARGYLGRPGLTAATFVADPFGPPGERLYRTGDLVRWRPDGQLVFLGRADHQVKVRGFRVELGEIESTLTSHPDVRAGAVIMREGRLVGYVIPTDDADLDTARVRAYLAEELPDHMVPTVLVPIDRLPLSPSGKLDTAALPAPETVAAPRREPATGAEAVLLGVFQDVLGTDDIGPDDSFFAIGGDSIVSLQVVSRARRQGLGLSARDVFEGETVAGIAARARTLDDGAGPADGDAPLTPIMRDLLRRAGSTADGFCQWVEICVPPGGDEPAWRAVLDALLARHDVLRAHLADDVLRIPPVGTVTGAEVLTRVPATEDLRGPADAAIAAARESMDPRTGPLLRAVWVDAGPARPGRLVLIAHHLVVDGVSWRILLDDLEHAHSGGSLARHGQSFLGWARSLRDADRRTELPHWRRMNTTPALTRPLDPARDTVATATHHEIRLDADSTRALITTLPAACRITPDAVLLTALARAVRAWRGTPRVLVALESHGRPRQVDLSQTVGWFTAVHPVRLDAGDDVKAVGERLRAQGDGLGHGILTAAGLLDPVAPEIAWNYLGRYPGAPARETPWQAPPDADPLGSNGSDAMPLPYSLMINALVRDDALGVRITWPSALFTAAEVEELAESLRTALLHVAAAPEIRALDQDRPVADMQPLTPLQEVMLRHSRTERPDPYTVQSAFTLAGPLDTEALRDAGADLLARHPNLGAVFPASLAVIPTSPRPDFRVIDGPAEEVLAADLAEPFDLARGPLFRLTVIRRGSERADLVLTSHHVLSDGWSAPRILTELFALYTARVRGEAHGLPTPVPFGDYLAWCADHEPDLGAWAAELEGLPEGDYLGGGAPGPAWQEPEVIAFDAALVADLTHLAARRGLTLNTLVQGAWAVLLARRSGHADVCFGAMVSCRPPELEGVEEIIGLLANTVPVRARLGGTLADTLTGLQAGQRALVEHHHVALTDLERLTGRRRLFDSLVVFENYPVDPDRLREPAPGLTVVGTRFREATHHPVTLTVMPDGDGWTGVFAHRAGTDADGLAEELLDLLRTLDKHLDNDVLDLLEGR encoded by the coding sequence TTGAGCACCGCAAGCGTGTCATCGGACGGCCTCCTCGCCCTGACCAGCGCCCAGTTGGGCATCTGGAACGCGCAACGCCTCGAACCCGACTCGCCGTACTACATGGTCGGCGACGTGGTGGAGATATCCGGCAGCGAGCCGGTCGACGTGGACGCGCTGGCGGAAGCGGTCCGGGCGACCACCGAGGAGGCCGACACGCTGCGGCTGCGGGTGTACGACACCCCGGACGGGCCGCGCCAGGCGGTGAGCCGGGAGCCGGTCGAGCCGCCCTCGGTGGTCGATGTCAGCGGCGCCGCCGACCCTGTGGCCGCCGCACACGCGCTCGTCGACGCCGAGCGGGGCCGGGCGGCCGAGGCATGCCGGGGGATGGTGGACCGGCCGCTGTACGCGCGTACCGTCATCAGGCTGTCCGACCGCGAGGTCTGGTACACCCAGCTCGGCCACCACCTGGTCTTCGACGGTTACACCGCCGCGATGCTCGCCCGCCGCACCGCCGCCCGTTACACCGCCCTGGTACGCGGGACCGAGCCGCCGAAGTCGACCTTCGGCGCCTTCGACCGGCTCGTCGCCGCCGACCGGGCCTACCGGGACAGCGACCGGTTCGCCGAGGACCGCGCGTACTGGGTCGAGCGGTTCACCCCGCTCCCCGACCTCGGTCACCTCGCTGATCCCGACACCGCCGCCGGTTCGCCCGACCGCACCCTGACCGCCCGCGCCGTCGTCACGCCCGAGGAGACCGCCCGGCTGCGCGCGTTCGCCGACGGGCAGGGCGTCACCTGGGGCGAGGCACTGATCGCCTGCTACGCCGCCTTCCTGCACCGCATGCTGGGCCGCACCGATGTGGTGTTCGCGCTGCCGCTGATGTGCCGGGCGGGTTCGACCGAGCTGCGTACCCCCGCCATGGCGGTCAATGTGCTGCCGCTGCGGGTGACCGTGCGCGGCGGGGACGGGCTCGGGGAGCTGAGCCGGCGGGTCGCCTCCGCCATGCGCGAGATGCGCGACCACCAGCGCTACCGGGGCGAGGATCTGCCGAGGGACCTCGGAGCACCCGGCGCAGGCGCGCTGCTGCACGGACGCGGGATCAACCTCAAGGCGTTCGACCTGGCGATCGACTTCGCCGGGGCCGGCGGCGTGATGCGCAACGTCGCGGGCGGTCCGCCCGAGGACATGGGCCTGAGCGTCCTGCCGACCCGTGACGGTGGGCTGCTGCTCGGCTTCGAGGTCGACGCCCGGTCCAACGACCAGGCCGCGGTCGACGGTCTGCTGTCCGGACTGCGGGCCCTGCTGTCCGGGCTGACCGACGGGCTGCCCGTCGCACGGATCGCCCTGACCGCCGACGTGGACCGGCTGCTGGCCGACTGGTGCCCGCCCGCGCTGCCCGGCACGCCGGTGGACGTGCCGACCGCGTTCGACACGATGGCCGCCGCCGGTCCGGGGCGTACGGCCCTGGTGTGCGGTGAGGACCGGCTGTCCGCGGCGGAGCTGGCGGGCCGGGTGCACCGGCTGGCCCGTGCGCTGCGGGCCCGCGGGATCGGGGCCGACGACGTCGTGGCGCTCGCGCTGCCGCGCTCGGCCGACTCGGTGGTCGCCCTGCTGGCGGTGCTGGACGCGGGCGCCGCGTTCCTGCCCCTGGACGCCGCGTACCCGCCCGAGCGGCTGCGCGAGCTGATCGACGACACCCGACCCGCGCTGGTCCTGACCACCGGCGCGGTCGACGGGCTGCCGTGGACCACCCTGCTCGACGAGGCCGCCGCCCTGTCCGGCACGCCGCTGGCGGCCGATGAACTGGCCGAGCCCCGGCACCCCGAACACCTCGCCTATGTGATCCACACCTCCGGGTCGACCGGGCGCCCCAAGGGCGTGCTCGGCCGGGCCGGCGGTCTGGCCTCGCTGCTGCACCACCAGCGGGCGACGGTCGTCGCGGAGGCCGAACGGTCCGCTGGCAGGCCGCTGCGCGCCGCGCACACCTACTCGTTCGCCTTCGACTCCGCGTTCGACCACCTGGTGTGGCTGCTGTGCGGGCACGAACTGCACGTCTACGACACCGAGACCGCCCGCGACGCCGACGCCCTCCTCGCCGCGTACGCCCGCGACGGCATCGACATCGTGGACACCACGCCGTCGATGGCCACGCCGCTGATCGACGGCGGCCTGCTGGACCGGCGGCCGACGCTGCTGGTCCTCGGCGGGGAAGCCACCCCGCCCGCGCTGTGGCGGCGGGTCGCCGCGTCGGGCATCACCGCGCGCAACATGTACGGGCCGACCGAGGCGACGGTGGACAGCACCACCGCACCGGTCGACGGCGACGAGCCGACGATCGGCCACCCGCTCGCGGGCACCCGGATCCATGTGCTGGACAGCGCGCTGCAGCCGGTGCCCCACGGCACCGCCGGCGAGCTGTACCTGGCCGGACCGCACCTGGCCCGCGGCTACCTCGGCCGGCCCGGAGCGACCGCCGAGCGCTTCGTCGCCGACCCGTTCGGCGCGCCGGGGGAGCGGATGTACCGCACCGGCGACCTGGCCCGATGGGTGCCCGGCCGGGGCCTGGAGTACCGGGGCCGGGGCGACGGACAGGTCAAGATCCGCGGACACCGGGTGGAGACCGGCGAGGTCGAGGCGGCGCTCGCCGCGGTGCCCGGAGTCACCGCGTCGGCCGCCAGGGTGCGGTCGTCCCGGCTGATCGGTTACGTCGTGTCCACCTCGGTCACCGGGGACGAGGTACGTGCCCGGCTGGCCGAGCGGCTGCCCGAGCACATGGTGCCCGCGGCGGTCGTGGTGCTGGCCGGGCTGCCGCTGACGCCCAACGGCAAGCTCGACCGCGCCGCCCTCCCCGCGCCCGCGCTGCCCGGCGGCGGCCGGGAGCCGGGCACCGAGCGGGAGCGGCTGCTGTGCGCGGTGCTCGCCGAGGCGCTCGACGTCGAACGGGTCGGCGTGGACGACGACTTCTTCGCCCTCGGCGGGGACAGCATCACCGCGATCACCGTCAGCAGCAGACTGCGGGCGGTGGGCCTCGGGCTGCGTCCGCGGGACCTGCTGGCGCGCCGCAGTTTCGCCGCGCTGGCCGCCTCCGCCGAGCTGTTGGAGGACGCTCCCGAGCCGGCGGACGACCCGGTCGGGCCCGTGCCCGCGCCGCCGATCGTGCGCGGTCTCCTCGACCCGCATCCGGATGTGGACGTCGTCGCCGGCTACGCGCAGTGGACCGCCCTGCGTGTCGACGAACTCGCCCACGACGACCTGGTTACCGGCGTGCAGGCCGTACTCGACCACCACGACGCACTGCGGCTGCGGGCGGGCGAGGGACTGGAGATCCTGCCCCGCGGCGCCGTGCGGGCCGTCGTCGGAGAGGTCCACGGCGAGGACGTGACCGCCCTGGCCCGGCGGCTGGCGGGAGAACTCGACCCGAGGACCGGCGACCTGCTGCGGGCCGCGCTGCTCCGCACCGGTGACGACACGTCGGACCGGCTGGTCGTCGTCGTGCACCACCTCGCCATGGACGGCGTGTCCTGGCGCATCCTGCTGCCCGACCTGTACACGGCCTGCGCGGGCGGCACCCCCGACCCGGTCGGCACATCATGGCGGAGGCACGCCACACTCCTCGCCGACCAGGGAGAATCCGGCGCGCGCCGGGGCGAACTCGACCACTGGCGGACCGCGCTCCGCTCCGCGTCCCGGCTGGGCGCCCGGCCGCTGGACCACACACGGGACACGGTGTCGACCGCCCACCGGTCGGTCACCGTGGCCTCGGCCGAAGCCACCGAGGCGCTGCTGACCACCCTGCCCGCGGCGTACCGCGCCGGGGTCGACGAGGTGCTGCTGGCCGCCCTCGTACTCACCCTGCGCAACTGGGGCCTGCCGGGCGACGCGGTGACCGTGTCGATGGAGGGCCACGGCCGCGAACACCTCGACCTGTCGCGCACCATCGGCTGGTTCACCAGCGAGTACCCGGTGCGCGTGCCCGCGTCCGACGACATCGGGCAGGCGCTGCGCGCCGCCAAGGAGGCCAGGCGCGGCGTCCCCGACGGCGGTGTCGGCTACGGCGTCCTGCGCCACCTCGACCCCGAGACCCGTGCCGAACTCGCGGCCACCCCGCCGCCGGACGTGCTGCTCAACTACCTGGGCCGGTTCGCCCCGCTGTCCGGAACCGGCTGGCGCCTGCCCGAGCACGACGCCTTCTCGGTGAACGAGCCCGGTGCCAAGGCGCTGGAACAGGTGCTGGCGCTCAACTGCTTCGTCCACGAAGAGGGTGCACCACGGCTCGCCGTCGAGTGGACGGCCGCGACCGGGGTGCTCGGCACCGACGCCGTCGCAGCCCTCCAGAGCGCCTGGGCCGCCGCCCTGGACGCACTCGCCGAGCACGCGCTCCGCACCCCGGGCGGCCTCACCCCGTCCGACCTGCCGCTGGTAGACCTCGACCAGACCGCCATCGACGCCCTCGAACGCACCGGCCGCATCGCTGACGTACTGCCCGCCACACCCCTCCAGGTCGGGCTGTCCTTCCACACCCTGGTCCGCGACGACACCGACACCGACGTCTATGTCGTCCAGGCCGTGACCACCCTGGCCGGTGAGCTGGAGCCGGACCGGATGGCCGAGGCCGCACGCGAACTGCTGCGCCGCCACCCCGCCCTGCGCATGTACCTGGGCACGGCCGGGGACGACGTGGTGCAGGTGATCCCCGCCGATGTCGCCCTGGACTGGCGGGAGGACGACCGGTTCCCCGAAGCGGCCCGCGCCGAACTGGAGCGCCCGTTCGACCCGGCCGGGCCGCCGCTGATCCGCTTCCTGCTGTCCCGTGTCGGGCCCGCCGAGCACAAGCTGGTGATCACGAACCACCACGCCCTGCTCGACGGCTGGTCGATGCCGCTGGTCGGCCGCACCCTGCTCGCCATCTACGCCGAGCTGAGCGGCGGCCCCGCCGCCCCCGCCGCCCCGCCGCTGTCGGAGTACTTCCGGTGGCTGGCGGGCCGGGACCGGGAGGCGTCGCTCGCCGCGTGGCGGGACGCGCTGGCCGGAGTCGACGACGCGACACGGCTGGCACCCGCGAGCACTGGAACCGGTGTCGAGCGGCCCGGCCGCGAAATCGTCGGACTGGGACGCGAGTTCAGCGACCGGCTGCGGGCGTTCGCCCGTGAACAGGGCGTCACCCTGACCACGGTGCTCCAGACGGCGTGGGGCCTGCTGCTGGGCAGGCTCACCGGGCGCCGCGATGTCGTGTTCGGCTGCCCGGTGTCCGGGCGGCCCGCCGAGGTCGACGGCGTGGAGTCGATGATCGGCCAGCTCGGTACCACCATCCCGGTGCGGGTGCGGCACACCCAGGACCAGACCGCGCGGGACCTCATGGCACACGTGCACGCCGACAGCGTCGCGCTGGGCGAGCACCACCACATCGGCCTGCCCGAGATCCAGCGGGCGGTGGGCATCGGCGAACTCTTCGACACGATGCTGGTCATGGAGAACTTCCCGCTGTCCAGCCGGAAGCGCACCCCGCTCACCCCCGGCCTCGACCTGGCGGGCGTGGACATCACCGACGCCACGCACTACGCGCTGACCGTCATCGTGATTCCGGACGAGGAGATCACGATCGGCCTCGGCTACCAGCCGCACGCCTTCGCCGCGGAGACCGTGCGCGACTACGGACGCTGGCTGCACCACCTCCTGCGGGAGCTCGTCGACGACCCGGCACGGCCCGCGATCCGGCTGTCCGCGCTCGACCCCGACGAGCGGGCGCGGATGCTGCGTACCGGCACCGCGGCCGTCCCCGCCAAGGCGCGCGGCCACTGGCTGGAGGAGTTCGCCGCCCAGGTGCGCCGCAGGCCCGACGCCGAGGCCCTGGTCTGCCGCGACCGCAGCCTCAGCTATGCCGAGCTGGACCGGCAGGCCAACCGGCTCGCCCACGCGCTGATCGGGCGTGGGGTACGGCCCCAGGACCCGGTCGCGGTCCTGCTCGGACGCGACATCGAGATGACCGTGGCGCTGTTCGGCGTGGCCAAGGCGGGCGCGGTGTACGTGCCGATGGACGCGAGCTACCCGCGGGAGCGGCTGGCGTACATGTTCGACGACATCGCCCCGGCAGCCGCCGTGACGACCGGCGCCGAACTGCCCGTCGACCGCGAGATCCCGGTACTGCGGCTGGACGACCCCGCCGCACTCGCGTCCGCGGCGGACACCGACCCGGCCGGGGCGCGCGCCCGGCTCACCGAGGACGCGCTCGCCTACGTCATCTACACCTCCGGAACCACCGGGCGGCCCAAGGGCGTCGGCGTGACCCACCGGGGCGTGCCCGACCTGATCGCGCTCCAGGAGGAGGTCGTCGGCGTCACCGAGAACGACCGGTACCTGCACTTCGCGTCGACCGGCTTCGACGTCGCGTTCTGGCAGACCATGGTGCCCCTGCTCTCCGGCGGTACGTCGGTGATCGCGCCCGAGGAGGTACGCGTCCCCGGCGACGAACTGCTCGACTACATAGTCGAGCACCGGGTGACCGGAGTGAACCTGCTTCCCTCGTTCCTGGCCGCGATGCCCGACGACCGCACCGTCGACCCCGACGTGTTCTTCGTCGTCGGCGCCGAGCGCCTCGACCCCGAGCTGGCACGACGCTGGGGCCGGGGCCGCAGGGCACTGTTCAACGCCTACGGTCCGACCGAGGTCACCATCAACTCCACGACCTGGCACTACGACCCGGACGACGCCGGGCCGCTGCCGATCGGCCGCCCCGACCCCAACGTCCGCGCCTATGTCCTCGACGGCGGACTCCAGCCGGTCGGCGTCGGCGTCACGGGCGAGCTCTACCTCGGCGGGCCGAGCCTGGCCCGCGGTTACCTGGGCCGCCCCGGTCTTACCGCCGCGACGTTCGTGGCCGACCCGTTCGGACCGCCGGGGGAGCGGTTGTACCGCACGGGCGACCTGGTGCGGTGGCGGCCGGACGGACAGCTGGTGTTCCTCGGCCGCGCCGACCACCAGGTGAAGGTCCGCGGCTTCCGGGTCGAGCTGGGCGAGATCGAGTCCACTCTGACCAGCCACCCCGATGTGCGCGCCGGCGCCGTGATCATGCGGGAGGGCAGGCTCGTCGGCTACGTCATCCCGACCGACGACGCCGACCTCGACACCGCGCGGGTGCGCGCGTACCTGGCCGAGGAACTGCCCGACCACATGGTGCCGACGGTGCTCGTACCGATCGACCGGCTGCCGCTGAGCCCCAGCGGCAAGCTCGACACCGCCGCGCTGCCCGCTCCCGAAACCGTCGCAGCCCCGCGGCGCGAACCCGCCACCGGGGCGGAAGCGGTGCTGCTCGGCGTCTTCCAGGACGTCCTGGGCACCGATGACATCGGCCCCGACGACAGCTTCTTCGCCATCGGCGGGGACAGCATCGTGTCACTGCAAGTGGTGTCGCGGGCCCGGCGCCAGGGCCTCGGCCTGAGCGCGCGGGACGTGTTCGAGGGAGAGACGGTCGCCGGGATCGCGGCGCGGGCGCGCACCCTCGACGACGGTGCGGGACCCGCGGACGGGGACGCACCGCTGACCCCGATCATGCGGGACCTGCTGCGCCGCGCCGGCTCCACAGCGGACGGATTCTGCCAGTGGGTGGAGATCTGCGTCCCGCCGGGCGGCGACGAGCCGGCCTGGCGGGCGGTGCTCGACGCGCTCCTGGCCCGTCACGACGTGCTGCGGGCCCACCTGGCCGACGACGTGCTGCGCATCCCGCCGGTCGGCACGGTGACCGGTGCCGAGGTGCTGACCCGCGTGCCGGCGACGGAGGACCTGCGGGGTCCGGCCGACGCCGCGATCGCCGCCGCCCGGGAGTCCATGGACCCGCGCACGGGCCCCTTGCTGCGCGCGGTGTGGGTGGACGCCGGCCCGGCCCGGCCCGGCCGGCTCGTCCTGATCGCCCACCACCTGGTCGTGGACGGCGTGTCCTGGCGCATCCTGCTGGACGACCTGGAACACGCCCACTCCGGTGGATCACTGGCCCGGCACGGTCAGTCGTTCCTCGGCTGGGCGCGCTCGCTGCGCGACGCCGACCGGCGGACCGAACTGCCGCACTGGCGGCGGATGAACACCACACCGGCGCTCACCCGCCCGCTCGACCCCGCCCGGGACACCGTGGCGACCGCGACGCACCACGAGATCCGGCTCGACGCCGACTCGACCCGCGCCCTGATCACGACCCTGCCGGCCGCCTGCCGCATCACGCCGGACGCCGTGCTCCTGACGGCGCTCGCCCGGGCGGTACGGGCCTGGCGCGGGACACCGCGGGTGCTGGTCGCGCTGGAGAGCCATGGCCGCCCCCGGCAGGTCGACCTGTCCCAGACCGTCGGCTGGTTCACCGCCGTCCACCCCGTGCGACTCGACGCGGGCGACGACGTGAAGGCGGTCGGGGAACGGCTGCGCGCACAGGGCGACGGCCTCGGCCACGGCATTCTCACCGCGGCGGGCCTGCTGGATCCCGTGGCACCGGAGATCGCCTGGAACTACCTCGGCCGGTACCCCGGCGCCCCGGCGCGGGAGACGCCGTGGCAGGCGCCCCCGGACGCCGACCCGCTCGGTTCCAACGGCTCCGACGCGATGCCCCTGCCGTACAGCCTGATGATCAACGCCCTGGTGCGCGACGACGCGCTCGGGGTCCGGATCACCTGGCCGTCCGCGCTGTTCACCGCAGCCGAGGTCGAGGAACTGGCCGAGAGCTTGCGGACCGCGCTCCTGCACGTCGCCGCCGCCCCGGAGATCAGGGCGCTCGACCAGGACCGTCCGGTCGCCGACATGCAGCCGCTGACCCCGTTGCAGGAAGTGATGCTGCGGCACTCGCGCACCGAGCGCCCCGACCCGTACACCGTGCAGTCGGCGTTCACCCTCGCCGGCCCGCTCGACACCGAAGCCCTGCGCGACGCGGGCGCCGACCTGCTGGCCCGTCACCCGAACCTGGGTGCCGTGTTCCCCGCCTCCCTGGCGGTGATCCCCACGTCGCCCCGCCCGGACTTCCGCGTGATCGACGGGCCCGCCGAGGAGGTGCTGGCGGCGGACCTGGCCGAGCCGTTCGACCTCGCCCGGGGCCCGCTCTTCCGGCTGACCGTGATCCGGCGTGGCTCCGAGCGCGCCGATCTGGTCCTGACCAGCCATCACGTGCTCTCCGACGGCTGGTCGGCCCCGCGCATCCTCACCGAGCTGTTCGCCCTCTACACGGCGAGGGTCCGCGGCGAGGCCCACGGTCTGCCCACCCCCGTACCGTTCGGCGACTACCTGGCCTGGTGCGCCGACCACGAGCCCGATCTCGGTGCCTGGGCAGCCGAGTTGGAGGGCCTGCCCGAGGGTGACTATCTGGGTGGCGGCGCACCCGGTCCGGCCTGGCAGGAACCCGAGGTCATCGCGTTCGACGCGGCACTGGTGGCCGACCTCACCCACCTCGCCGCCCGGCGCGGTCTGACCCTGAACACGCTGGTGCAGGGCGCGTGGGCGGTGCTGCTCGCACGGCGATCCGGCCACGCGGACGTCTGCTTCGGCGCCATGGTCTCCTGCCGTCCCCCGGAGCTGGAGGGTGTCGAGGAGATCATCGGGCTGCTGGCCAACACCGTGCCTGTACGGGCCCGGCTCGGCGGCACGCTCGCCGACACGCTCACCGGTCTGCAGGCCGGACAGCGGGCACTGGTCGAGCACCACCACGTCGCCCTCACCGACCTGGAACGGCTGACCGGGCGGCGCAGGCTGTTCGACAGCCTGGTGGTGTTCGAGAACTACCCGGTCGACCCGGACCGCCTCCGTGAACCCGCCCCCGGGCTCACGGTCGTCGGAACCCGCTTCCGGGAGGCCACGCACCACCCGGTGACCCTGACCGTCATGCCGGACGGCGACGGCTGGACCGGCGTGTTCGCCCACCGGGCCGGGACGGACGCCGACGGGCTCGCCGAGGAACTGCTCGACCTGCTGCGCACCCTGGACAAGCACCTCGACAACGACGTGCTCGATCTCCTGGAGGGCCGATGA
- a CDS encoding ABC transporter ATP-binding protein codes for MTARLTAREITLRYGDRVVSTRLSLDIPDGAFTAIVGPNACGKSTLLSALVRLLRPDSGQVELDGRAVGGYATKALAKQLGFLPQDPLAPDDIRVRQLVGRGRFPHQSMLALWSPDDEEAVTGAMDAAGVGDLADRPVQELSGGQRQRVWMAMVLAQQTPYLLLDEPTSFLDITHQYQLLGLLTRLRNEGRTVVAVLHDINQACRFADHLIAMKDGRVVAEGDPGDIVDAALIKDVFDLPSVIVPDPVTGTPMIVPTLLGE; via the coding sequence GTGACCGCACGCCTGACGGCGCGGGAGATCACCCTGCGCTACGGAGACCGCGTCGTGTCCACACGGCTGAGCCTCGACATCCCCGATGGCGCGTTCACCGCCATCGTGGGCCCCAACGCCTGTGGGAAGTCGACCCTGTTGAGCGCCCTGGTCCGGCTGCTGCGCCCCGACTCCGGTCAGGTGGAACTCGACGGCCGCGCGGTCGGCGGCTATGCGACCAAGGCGCTGGCCAAGCAACTCGGCTTCCTGCCGCAGGATCCGCTGGCACCCGACGACATCAGGGTCCGGCAACTCGTGGGCCGGGGGCGGTTCCCCCACCAGTCGATGCTGGCGCTGTGGTCGCCGGACGACGAGGAGGCCGTCACCGGGGCGATGGACGCCGCCGGCGTCGGCGACCTGGCCGACCGGCCGGTGCAGGAGCTGTCCGGCGGACAGCGTCAGCGGGTGTGGATGGCCATGGTGCTCGCCCAGCAGACGCCCTACCTGCTGCTCGACGAACCGACGTCGTTCCTGGACATCACCCACCAGTACCAGCTGCTCGGACTGCTGACCCGGCTGCGCAACGAGGGCCGGACGGTGGTCGCGGTCCTGCACGACATCAACCAGGCCTGCCGGTTCGCCGACCACCTGATCGCCATGAAGGACGGCCGGGTGGTCGCCGAGGGCGATCCCGGGGACATCGTGGACGCCGCGCTGATCAAGGACGTGTTCGACCTGCCGAGCGTCATCGTCCCCGACCCGGTGACCGGCACACCGATGATCGTTCCCACACTTCTAGGAGAGTAA